One Mobula birostris isolate sMobBir1 chromosome 4, sMobBir1.hap1, whole genome shotgun sequence DNA window includes the following coding sequences:
- the atp5fa1 gene encoding ATP synthase subunit alpha, mitochondrial has protein sequence MLSARLTAALARSLARQRSQVARHVFPAGFVATKNLHTSRTCLQKTGTAEVSSILEERILGADTSADLEETGRVLSIGDGIARVYGLRNVQAEEMVEFSSGLKGMSLNLEPDNVGVVVFGNDKLIKEGDIVKRTGAIVDVPVGEELLGRVVDALGNAIDGKGALGAKQRRRVGLKAPGIIPRISVREPMQTGIKAVDSLVPIGRGQRELIIGDRQTGKTGIAIDTIINQKRFNDGTDEKKKLYCIYVAIGQKRSTVAQLVKRLTDADAMKYTIVVSATASDAAPLQYLAPYSGCSMGEYFRDNGKHALIIYDDLSKQAVAYRQMSLLLRRPPGREAYPGDVFYLHSRLLERAAKMNDNFGGGSLTALPVIETQAGDVSAYIPTNVISITDGQIFLETELFYKGIRPAINVGLSVSRVGSAAQTKAMKQVAGTMKLELAQFREVAAFAQFGSDLDAATQQLLNRGVRLTELLKQGQYVPMAIEEQVAVIYAGVRGHLDKVEPSKITKFEPAFLAHVRSQHQDVLATIRAEGHISNEIEGKLKKIVVDFLSTFEV, from the exons ATGTTGTCGGCCCGCTTGACAGCCGCACTTGCGCGGTCTCTCGCTAGGCAGCGATCTCAG GTGGCAAGACATGTCTTTCCTGCAGGATTTGTAGCCACTAAAAATCTTCACACTTCAAGGACATGCCTTCAAAAGACTG GTACCGCAGAGGTTTCTTCCATCTTGGAGGAGCGTATTCTAGGAGCTGATACCTCTGCCGACCTGGAAGAGACTGGTCGTGTGCTCTCAATTGGTGATGGCATCGCTCGTGTGTACGGTCTGCGAAATGTGCAGGCTGAAGAAATGGTGGAATTCTCCTCTGGTCTGAAG GGAATGTCTTTGAATTTGGAACCTGACAATGTTGGTGTTGTAGTGTTTGGCAATGACAAGCTGATTAAGGAAGGTGACATTGTAAAGAGAACTGGTGCCATTGTGGATGTTCCAGTAGGAGAGGAACTACTTGGACGTGTTGTTGATGCCCTGGGAAATGCCATTgatggaaag GGTGCACTTGGAGCTAAGCAACGTAGGCGTGTGGGATTGAAAGCTCCTGGTATTATCCCCAGGATCTCTGTGCGTGAGCCCATGCAGACTGGTATTAAGGCTGTCGATAGTCTGGTGCCCATTGGCCGTGGTCAGCGTGAGCTTATCATTGGTGATAGACAGACTGG CAAAACTGGTATTGCTATTGACACCATCATCAACCAAAAGAGATTCAATGATGGCACTGATGAGAAGAAGAAACTGTACTGCATTTATGTTGCTATTGGTCAGAAGAGATCCACTGTGGCTCAGCTTGTCAAGAGATTGACTGATGCTG ATGCAATGAAGTATACGATCGTGGTGTCTGCCACAGCCTCTGATGCTGCTCCACTTCAGTATCTGGCTCCATATTCTGGCTGCTCAATGGGAGAGTACTTCAGAGACAACGGCAAGCATGCCCTGATCATTTATGATGACTTGTCTAAACAG GCTGTTGCCTACCGCCAGATGTCCTTGCTTCTGCGTCGTCCCCCAGGGCGGGAGGCCTATCCTGGTGATGTATTCTATCTGCACTCCCGTCTGCTGGAGAGAGCAGCCAAGATGAACGATAACTTTGGTGGTGGCTCCCTTACAGCTCTTCCAGTAATTGAGACTCAGGCTGGTGATGTGTCTGCTTACATTCCAACCAATGTCATCTCCATTACGGATGGTCAG ATCTTCTTGGAAACTGAACTGTTCTACAAGGGCATCCGCCCAGCCATTAATGTGGGTCTGTCTGTATCCCGTGTAGGATCTGCTGCCCAGACCAAAGCCATGAAACAG GTGGCTGGTACCATGAAGCTGGAGTTGGCCCAATTCCGTGAAGTGGCAGCTTTTGCCCAGTTTGGTTCTGATTTAGACGCTGCTACTCAACAGCTGCTGAACCGCGGTGTTCGTTTGACAGAGCTGCTCAAACAAGGGCAGTACG TTCCCATGGCTATCGAGGAACAGGTTGCAGTTATTTATGCTGGAGTCAGGGGTCACCTGGATAAAGTGGAACCCAGCAAGATCACAAAGTTTGAACCAGCTTTCTTAGCCCATGTGAGAAGTCAGCACCAAGATGTCTTGGCAACAATCAG gGCTGAAGGGCACATCAGTAACGAAATAGAAGGCAAGCTGAAGAAAATAGTAGTAGATTTCTTGTCCACCTTTGAGGTATAA